Proteins found in one Micropterus dolomieu isolate WLL.071019.BEF.003 ecotype Adirondacks linkage group LG10, ASM2129224v1, whole genome shotgun sequence genomic segment:
- the gja1b gene encoding gap junction alpha-1 protein, whose amino-acid sequence MGDWSALGRLLDKVQAYSTAGGKVWLSVLFIFRILVLGTAVESAWGDEQSAFKCNTQQPGCENVCYDKSFPISHVRFWVLQIIFVSTPTLLYLAHVFYLNRKEQKFNRKEEELKAVQNDGGDVDIPLKKIEMKKLKYGIEEHGKVKMKGALLRTYIVSIFFKSMFEVGFLVIQWYIYGFSLAAVYTCERSPCPHRVDCFLSRPTEKTVFIIFMLVVSLVSLLLNVIELFYVFFKRIKDRVKSKQPPTLYPSGGTLSPTPKELSTTKYAYYNGCSSPTAPLSPMSPPGYKLATGERGTGSCRNYNKQANEQNWANYSTEQNRLGQNGGGSTISNSHAQAFDFPDDTHEHKKLSSSAGHELQPLALMDARPCSRASSRMSSRARPDDLDV is encoded by the coding sequence ATGGGTGACTGGAGTGCTCTGGGCCGTCTGCTGGATAAGGTCCAGGCCTACTCTACTGCTGGGGGGAAGGTCTGGCTATCggtcctcttcatcttcaggATCCTGGTTCTAGGTACTGCAGTGGAATCAGCCTGGGGAGACGAGCAGTCTGCCTTTAAATGTAACACCCAGCAGCCTGGTTGTGAGAATGTCTGTTATGACAAATCCTTCCCCATCTCCCATGTTCGCTTCTGGGTCCTCCAGATTATCTTTGTGTCGACGCCCACACTCCTCTACCTGGCTCATGTCTTCTATCTGAACAGGAAGGAACAGAAATTCaacaggaaggaggaggagcttAAAGCCGTGCAaaatgatggaggtgatgttgaCATACCACTGAAGAAAATCGAGATGAAAAAGCTAAAGTATGGCATTGAGGAGCACGGCAAAGTGAAGATGAAGGGAGCCCTGCTGAGAACCTATATAGTCAGCATTTTCTTCAAGTCTATGTTTGAGGTGGGCTTCCTGGTGATCCAGTGGTACATATACGGCTTCAGCCTGGCTGCAGTCTACACCTGTGAGAGGTCCCCATGCCCTCACAGGGTGGACTGTTTCCTGTCCCGTCCCACAGAGAAGACCGTCTTCATCATCTTCATGCTGGTGGTCTCACTGGTGTCCCTGCTGCTCAATGTCATCGAGCTTTTCTACGTGTTTTTTAAGAGGATCAAAGATCGTGTGAAGAGCAAACAGCCACCCACACTCTACCCCAGCGGAGGCACCTTGAGCCCCACCCCTAAAGAACTGTCCACCACCAAGTACGCCTACTATAATGGCTGTTCCTCCCCGACTGCCCCGCTCTCACCCATGTCTCCCCCAGGTTACAAGCTGGCCACAGGGGAGCGGGGAACCGGCTCGTGCCGTAATTATAATAAGCAGGCCAATGAGCAGAACTGGGCCAACTATTCCACAGAGCAGAACCGGCTCGGCCAGAATGGTGGAGGAAGCACTATTTCAAACTCCCATGCACAAGCCTTTGACTTCCCTGATGATACCCACGAGCATAAGAAACTGTCTTCATCGGCAGGACACGAGCTGCAGCCACTGGCGCTGATGGACGCCAGGCCCTGCAGCCGGGCCAGCAGCAGGATGAGCAGCCGAGCCAGGCCTGACGACCTGGATGTGTGA
- the LOC123978324 gene encoding gap junction Cx32.2 protein-like → MGDWSYLSSLLDKVQSHSTVVGKIWMSVLFLFRIFVLGAAADKVWGDEVSEFNCDSREPGCEHACYNWMFPMSYIHYWVLQIIFVSTPTLVYLGHAVHIIHKEKRMMEKLRDSTTETALKKPKYTDDRGKVKIKGVLFCTYITQLLFKIFLEVGFSVGQFYIFGPVFLDLYFHCTLSPPCARSSGALCYISRPTEKTIFIIFMLVVSGISVLLNIIEIIYLLCNKRRDSRKRLLAQQHLLSPQPYPSNTAWVDTSSKYGGFPLLPRPAPGLTGVCNEDGHIDSISKEKDT, encoded by the coding sequence ATGGGTGACTGGTCTTACCTGTCCTCTCTGCTAGACAAAGTACAGTCTCACTCCACGGTGGTGGGGAAGATCTGGATGAGTGTCCTCTTCCTGTTTCGGATCTTTGTCCTGGGCGCTGCTGCGGACAAAGTCTGGGGAGACGAAGTGTCAGAGTTCAACTGTGACAGCCGGGAACCAGGATGCGAACACGCCTGCTACAACTGGATGTTCCCAATGTCCTACATTCACTACTGGGTCTTGCAGATCATCTTTGTGTCAACACCTACCCTGGTCTACCTGGGCCATGCTGTCCACATCATCCACAAAGAGAAGAGGATGATGGAGAAGCTGCGGGACAGCACTACGGAAACTGCACTGAAGAAGCCCAAATATACAGATGACAGAGGGAAGGTGAAGATAAAAGGCGTCCTCTTTTGCACTTACATTACTCAGCTGCTCTTTAAGATCTTCTTGGAGGTGGGATTCAGCGTGGGCCAGTTCTACATCTTTGGCCCTGTGTTCCTAGACCTCTACTTCCACTGTACTTTGTCTCCACCATGTGCCCGTAGCAGTGGTGCCCTGTGTTACATTTCCCGTCCCACAGAGAAGACaatcttcatcatcttcatgCTTGTAGTTTCGGGCATTTCAGTACTCCTCAACATCATAGAGATAATCTATCTGCTCTGTAACaagaggagagacagcaggaaacGGCTTCTAGCTCAGCAGCATCTGCTCAGTCCACAGCCGTACCCATCCAACACAGCTTGGGTGGACACGAGCAGCAAGTATGGAGGCTTCCCACTGTTGCCTCGGCCTGCTCCGGGTCTGACAGGTGTCTGCAATGAAGACGGACACATTGACTCCATCAGTAAAGAGAAGGACACCTGA
- the LOC123977842 gene encoding gap junction Cx32.2 protein-like, giving the protein MGEWSFLSNLLDKVQSHSTVVGKVWMSVLFLFRIFILAAGIDKIWGDEQGNMVCNTNTPGCKNACYDRSFPMSHPRFWVLQILIVSTPTLIYLGHVLLVIRRENKLRRRLEQKVGKNGMIKTPTYSDEHGKVQLKGVLLVSYMMQLLLKILLEVAFIVGQYYLYGFIIMPSKISFSTYPCRTPVDCFISRPTEKTIFIFFMLAMAVLSVILNIVEMFHLMISKMKEKKRRSSGSLPPKMYCLDGTKPQFH; this is encoded by the coding sequence ATGGGGGAGTGGTCCTTTCTGTCTAACTTGTTAGACAAGGTGCAGTCCCACTCCACTGTAGTGGGGAAGGTTTGGATGAGTGTGCTTTTCCTTTTCAGGATCTTCATCCTGGCTGCTGGCATAGATAAAATATGGGGAGATGAACAAGGAAACATGGTCTGTAACACCAACACCCCAGGCTGCAAGAACGCCTGCTACGACCGGTCCTTCCCCATGTCTCACCCACGATTCTGGGTCCTCCAGATCCTCATTGTCTCCACACCAACACTCATCTATCTGGGCCACGTCCTGCTGGTGATACGCAGAGAAAACAAGCTGAGGAGACGCCTGGAGCAGAAAGTCGGTAAGAATGGGATGATTAAAACTCCAACGTATTCAGATGAACATGGCAAAGTTCAGCTCAAGGGCGTCTTGCTGGTCAGCTACATGatgcagctgctgctgaagatCCTGCTTGAAGTGGCATTCATCGTGGGCCAGTACTACCTCTATGGCTTCATTATTATGCCTAGTAAGATTTCATTTTCTACGTACCCCTGTCGGACACCAGTAGACTGCTTCATAAGTCGTCCCACAGAGAAAACcatctttattttcttcatgtTGGCAATGGCCGTCCTCTCTGTGATTCTCAACATCGTGGAGATGTTCCATCTGATGATCTCAAagatgaaggagaagaaaaggagaagcaGTGGCTCACTTCCCCCAAAGATGTACTGTCTTGACGGGACCAAACCACAATTCCACTGA